The genomic region GCCTACACGGCGTCGTTCCTGCTGCTGTTCCGCGCGGTGCTGCGCGCGGTCGACGTGCCGGCCCGCACGGTGCCGGCGCGGGCGTACGGGCTGCTCGCGGCGCGCGCGGCGAGCAGGCGCCGGGTGGTGCCGCTGGGCGGCGGAAGGTGAGGCGATGGTGAGGCGGACGATGACCGACCACACGCGGCGCGGTGCTGCGCGGTCGGCTGCTCCGTCCGCGGGGGCGCCGTCCGCGGGGGCGCTGCGGGTCGGGGTCGTCGGCCCGGTGGGGCTCGACGACTTCGCCGACAACATCGTCGACTGCCTGCCCGATCTGGGGGTGCACGCGGTGGCGCTGGGCCCGGCGGTCCCGCTGCCTCGCCGGCGCTGGCTCGCCGGCGCGGCGCTGGTGGCGCGCACCGTCTCCGAGCGGCCGGACCAGCTTCATCAGCGCCGCCTCGTCGACCGGGTCGAGCGGGAGAACCTCGACGTGGTGCTCTCGGCCGATGCCCGCCTGCTGCCCTCGACCGTGCGGGCGCTGCGCCGGCGGGGGGTCCGGGTGGGCCTGTGGTTCCCGGACGCGGTGGTGAACCTGGGCCGCCAGTACCTGCTGATGGGGGACTACGACGCGCTGTTCCTCAGCGACCCGCTGCTGACCCGCCGACTGTCGGACGTCCTCGACCTGCCCGCCCGCTACCTGCCCGAGGCCTGCAACCCGGCGCGCCACCGTCCACCCGCGGCGGTGGCCGACGAGGCGCATGCGGTGTTCGTCGGCAACACCTACGGGGTGCGGGTCCGGCTCGTCCACCAGCTCCTCGACGCCGGGATCGCCGTGCGGCTGTACGGCCCGCCGCCGCCGCGCTGGCTGCGCGATCCGCGGGTGCTGGCCTGCCACACCGGCCGCTTCGTCACCGGGGCCGAGAAGGCCGCCGTCTTCCGCGGCGCCCTCGCCGTGATCAACGCGCTGCACCCGGCGGAGATGGAGAGCGTGAACTGCCGCCTGTTCGAGGCGACCGCCTGCGGTGCGACCGTGGTCTGCGAACGGCGCGCGGCGCTGCCCGACCTGTTCACCGAGGAGCGGGAGATCCTCGGCTTCACCGACTTCGCCGAGCTGACGGACCATCTGAAACGCTGCGCCGCCGACCGGGCCGGCGCCCGGGCGCTGGGCGACGCCGCCCGCGCGCGCAGCCACCGCGACCACACCTACCAACAGCGGCTCGACACTCTCCTTGGCGACCTGCTGTGATCGCCCGGCACCGCGGGCGGCCAAGCTCCGCCGACCGGGCCAGCTCGGCTGACGTGACCGGCTCCGCCGACCGGACCTGTCGCGCCGGGCTGCTGCTGCGGGCCAAGATCTCGACGGCCGGACTGCTGACGAGCCCGGCCGCGGGGGCGGTCGTGAGCGCCGCCACCCGTAACCGGATCCGCCATCACGGCGTCCGCTTCGACGTCACCGATGCGGTGTTCACCCCGCGGCAGCGGGCGGCACTGTTCTGGCGGCTCTACGAGACCGCCGAGATCGGGATGATCCACCGGTACGTGGGCCCCGCGGAGACCGTCGTCGAGCTCGGCGCGAGCCTCGGCATCACCGGCGCCCACATCGCCAGCCGCCTGGCTCCCGGCTCCCGCCTCGTCTGCGTCGAGGCCCACCCCGGCCTCGCCGCGGGCCTGCGGCGGCGGCTGGAGCCGCACACCGCCCACCTCACCCTCGACGTCGCCGCGTTGGCGATCACCGGTCGACCCGGCCCGGTCCTGTTCGACCTCGGCGCCACCACCCTCGGCTCACGTCTGCGCGACCCCGCCGCCACCACCACGGCACCCGCCACCACCACGGCACCCGCCACCACCACGGCACCCGCCACCGCCGCGCACGCCGCCATCGGGATCAGCGCGGTCCCAGTCGCCGGCGGGCCGGTGGCCGTGCCGGGGACGACACTGCGCCACCTGCTGGCCGACCGCCGGATCGACGCGTTCGACCTCGTCAGCGACATCGAGGGAGCCGAGGCGTCCTTCCTGCTGGGCGATCCCGGCGCGCTCGACGGCTGCCGTCGCGCCGTCCTCGAACTGCACGACACGGTCTTCGCCGGCCGCCGTGTCACCGCCGACGACCTGCTCGCCGCCGCCCGGGGACTCGGCTTCCGCGTCCTGCGCCGCCGCGGCGCCGTCGTCGCCCTCACCCGCGACCCCGTCTGATCCTGCGGTTCCGCGGAACCGTCCCGGTGCGGCGCAGACGCCAGCGCCGTGCGACGCGGCCGCGCGAACTTCCCGCTACGCAGACCGGCGACGAACGCCGCCCACTCTCGCAGCTCGAACAGCAACGCGGCCCCCGCCGGACCCCGGCCGTGGCGCACCGCCCCCCCGGGCCCTGCGAGCCTCGGACGTTCAGCTTCGCCAGGTGGACCAGCGGGCGGCTCGGGGTTCGTCGGGGAGCAGGCTGTCGGGCGGCGGGATGCGACCCAGCCCGTCGCGCAGCCCGTGCAGCGCGCAGCGCAGGCGGACGGTGCCGCCGCCGCGGACGGCGCCGGCCGCGGCGAGCCGGGGCAGCACCGCGACCAGCAGCCAGGCCGTCGTCAGCGCCACCTGCGGCGGCCGGGCGTGCAGGCGGGCGAACCACAGCCGGTTGCGCACGGTGTAGTAGGTGTAGCCGTCACCGGGAACCGTCCCGCCGCCGGCGTGCCAGGACTGGGCCGGGCTGACCAGTACCCGCCAGCCGGCCGCCCGGGCTCGGCGGCACAGGTCGAGATCCTCGTAGACGAGGAAGAAGCGGGTCTGCATCGGCGCGTCGCGCAGGCACGCCGCCCGGATGAACATCGTCGCCCCCGTCACCCACGGCACCTCGTCGGCTCCGTCCGTGGGGACGCGCCGGCGGCGGGGCACGGTGAGCACGGGGGTGAGCCCGTCCGCCCCGGGGTGCAGCCCGCCCGCGTTGACCAGGGTCGGGCCGACGATCCCCACGCCGGGGCGGGCCAGCAGGTCCAGGCAGGCGTCGACCGTGGCCGCCGTCAGGTGGACGTCGTTGTTGAGCAGCAGATAGGCCTGCGCCGACGGGTCGGCGGCGCAGCCGTGCCGGAAGCCGCCGCCGAAGCCCAGGTTGCCGGCCGGGACGAGCCACGACACCCCCGGATCGAGCCCGGCCGGGCGGGGGCGCCCGTCGTTCGCCACCACGACGATCCCGGCGATCCGGGTCAGGGCGGTGAGCGCGGCGGCGAGCTCCACCGTCGGCGTGACGGGTCCCCAGTGGACGATGACCGCGGTCGCCTTCACGCCCGGGCCTGCCGCAGGGCGACCGGCTGGTCCGGCGGCCGGGCGGCGGTCGGGACGGCCAGGGTCGACCAGGGCGCGACCACCAGCGGGCGGCGCCGCGCGGGCGGGATGTCCGCGTCGACGACGCGGTAGTCGTGGCGGGCGAGCAGCGCGCCGACCGCCTCGGCGTTCGGCGTCGCGACCTCGCAGATCAGCACCGGGCGCACCGCGGCGAGCAGATGGTTGGCGCCCGCGAGCACCGCCCGTTCGGCCCCCTCCACGTCGATCTTGACCACGTCGGGGGCCGGCAGGTCGGCGAGCAGGCCGTCGAGGGTGACGGTCGGGACCAGGTGCGTCGTACGCACTCCGCCCGCCTGGCTGCCGCCGAAGCCGGCGAGGTGGCTCGTCGCCCGGCTGCGGCGGGCCACCTGGAAACGTCCGACGCCGCTGGACGCGCCGACCGCCGCGGGCAGGATCTCCACCGCCGCCTGCTCCCGCGCTGGACCGGCGCCGCGGGCGGACAGCCGGGCCGAGCGACGCAGCAGGCTGACCAGCCACGTGTCCGGTTCGATTGCGACGACGGTTCCGCCGGGCGCGGCCGCCCGCGCCGCGGTGAACGTGAACAGGCCCAGGTTCGCGCCGACGTCCCACACGATGTGGCCGGGCCGGATCACCTCGGCGACGAGACCGGTGAGCATCGGATCGACGCGGGCGAGGCTCGGCCGCAGGTACTTCAACCCGCCCTCGCTGGACACGTAGATCCGGCTGGTCCGGTACGGCGGCGGCAGCCGGCGGGGCAGCACCACCCGGTGGGTGAGCTGCTCGGCGAGGCGACGCGCGGGCGGCCGGTGCGGCACGGTGCCCTCCTGGCGGGTGTGGTCGGCGCGGTCCGCCGTCGCGGGGATGGTCAGCGCGGCGGGTCGGCGTCGGTGTCGGCGCCGCGCGGCGCGGCGAGCGGCCGCGGGGTGCCCCGGGGATGCGGGACGGCGAGCTGCGGCGCGGTGGCCGTCCGGCCAGGGGCGGTGGACCGGTCGACGGGGTGGGCCTCGGCGCGGGCGGTCAGCGTCGCGTGCAGGTCGACGGGCAGCTCGGCGTCCACCCGGAACTCGGCGGTGGGGGCGGGGACCGTTCGTTCCCAGCCGGTTGCTCGCCGGGTCGTGCGCACGTGCCACCGGCCGGGGCCGCCGGCGCGCAGCAGCAGGCGCCGCCCGGCCGGGGTGGTGACGTCGAGGGCGGCGGGCTCGGGTGGGCCGCCGGGATCGGGCCGGCGGGCGGCGGCCAGCGTCACCCCGGGTGCGAAGTGGAACAGCACGGCAAGCTGGTGTCGGCCGCCGCCGCTGATCCGGTCGGTGACGGTGAGGCCGTCCGCGTCGAGCCGCCAGGTGCGCCAGTGGACGGGCCGGCCCGGCAGGTGGCGGTAGCCGTCGTGCCCGGCGGTCAGGGTCGCCACCCCGTCGCGGTGGCGCAGGGTGACCAGGGTGGGGCGGGCGCGGCGGCCCGCGCGGAACGCTCCCCAGACCTCGGTCGAATCGACGCCGTCGATGGTGACGGTGCTGTGGGCGGCGGAGCCGCGCTCGGCGTCGCGGCGTTGCCCGGGGGCGTAGGTCGAGGTGCCCACGTCGACGAGCAGCGGGCGGTCGTCCAGCCACAGCAGGAAGCCGAGGGTGTCCGCGTGCGCGTGCGCCGGCAGGTCGTCGGGGCAGGGCAGGCCGACGTCCGCGAGCAGATGCCAGCCACCGGCCGTGAGCGCCGCCAGCCCGCTGTCCGCCAGCAGCAGGCCGCCGGACCGGCCCCAACCCCCCGCGCCCGCGGCGGCCGGCACGCCGGGCCGGCCGGGAACGCCGGCGAGGCTGGTGATGCCGGTGGAGCTGGTGTTGCGGGTGATGCGGGTGGAGCTGGTGGCGTCGGCGAGGCCGGTGGCGCGGTCGGACGGGTCCACCTCGGGGCCGGGCGGGGGTGGCTGCGCCGGGACCGAGGGCAGCAGTCGGCGCAGCAGCTCGGGACGCACCGCAAACCCGTCGTTGAGCAGCGGCACCGTGCCGTCCGGACCGAGCACCGCGCCGAGCCAGGCCCGCATGCGGGTGATCGCGTCGAACAGCTCGGTCGGCACGGCCCACCCGCCCGCGGCGAGCAACCCGGCGACGTCGTCGAGGTCGGCGAGCACCTGGCAGTGGTAGGACGGAGACCGCTCGTAGTGGCCTCCGTCGTCGAGCACCTGTCGGCGCGTCTCGCGCACGAGCTGGTCGACCCGGCGGTGCAGCCCGCTCGGGTCGTCGGCGGCCACCGCCAGTGCGATCAGAGCCTTGATGTTCTTCACCAGGTGGTTGCCCCCGACGTCGGTCTCCAGGTGGATCCGCAGGAACGACCGGTGGACGCCCAGATCGGCGCGCAGCACGTCCCGCGCGGGGGTGTCTCGGGCCAGCATCGGGCCGAGCGCGCACAGCGTCCAGGCTCGCAGCGAGGCGACGTAGGGCGACCAGGCCACCGGATGACCGACGGCCACCGCCGTGCGCCAGCCGAGGTAGAGCCGCGCGAACAGGGCACGCTCCCGATCGCCGCCGGGCGCCAGCGCCCACGCCCAGTCCCAGTAGTGCAGGTGGTAACGCCACAGCAGCGGGGCTCCGGCCTGTTCCCAGTCCCAGCCCGCCAGATCGTCGTCCACGTCGCCGACGGGGTCGAGCGGGTCGGCGTGACCGAGCCGGCGGGCATGGCCGAGCAGGGTCAGCCGGCCGAGGGCGAGCTCGTCGACGGTCGGCCCCGCGGGTGGGCACGTCTCGTCCACGGCGACGAACCCGGCCGGCCACGACCCCGACGACGGGCGGCCGCGCAGCATCGTCACGGCCAGGCGGGGATGGCGGCGCAGCACGGCGCGCTGTCCGCGCAGCCGGGCGCGGGCGGCGACCTGACGTGGTCGCAGGCGTGCGACGGTGCGCAGGTAGCGAGCGAGATCCGTCGACGGGTTCATGCGCCGACCGGTCCCCTCGCGGCGCCGGCTGGTCCGACCGGACGGGCGGGGAGGGTGCGCTGCGGGGGCACCGGTGCTGCCCGCCTGGCGCCCGGCGCGGCCTGCGCGGCTGCGCTGTCCCTGCCGGATGCACCGGTACTGCTGGTACTGCTGGTACTGCCAGGGGTGCCGGTGCGGCCGAGTGCGCCGACGGTGAGTTCGTACCAGGCGTAGTAGAGGCAGAACAGCAGCCCCTGCCGACCGTCGCGCCAGCCGGCCCGCAGCAGGTACATGTAGCAGAACAGGGCCGCCGGTTTCGCCGGGACGAGCGGGAGGACGACCTCCTTGGCGACGGTGCGACCCAGCGGGCGGGTCGAGCCGCCGGGATGACGGATCTCGCTGCGGATGCGGGAGATCCGCTCGCGC from Frankia alni ACN14a harbors:
- a CDS encoding glycosyltransferase family 2 protein produces the protein MKATAVIVHWGPVTPTVELAAALTALTRIAGIVVVANDGRPRPAGLDPGVSWLVPAGNLGFGGGFRHGCAADPSAQAYLLLNNDVHLTAATVDACLDLLARPGVGIVGPTLVNAGGLHPGADGLTPVLTVPRRRRVPTDGADEVPWVTGATMFIRAACLRDAPMQTRFFLVYEDLDLCRRARAAGWRVLVSPAQSWHAGGGTVPGDGYTYYTVRNRLWFARLHARPPQVALTTAWLLVAVLPRLAAAGAVRGGGTVRLRCALHGLRDGLGRIPPPDSLLPDEPRAARWSTWRS
- a CDS encoding heparinase II/III family protein, giving the protein MNPSTDLARYLRTVARLRPRQVAARARLRGQRAVLRRHPRLAVTMLRGRPSSGSWPAGFVAVDETCPPAGPTVDELALGRLTLLGHARRLGHADPLDPVGDVDDDLAGWDWEQAGAPLLWRYHLHYWDWAWALAPGGDRERALFARLYLGWRTAVAVGHPVAWSPYVASLRAWTLCALGPMLARDTPARDVLRADLGVHRSFLRIHLETDVGGNHLVKNIKALIALAVAADDPSGLHRRVDQLVRETRRQVLDDGGHYERSPSYHCQVLADLDDVAGLLAAGGWAVPTELFDAITRMRAWLGAVLGPDGTVPLLNDGFAVRPELLRRLLPSVPAQPPPPGPEVDPSDRATGLADATSSTRITRNTSSTGITSLAGVPGRPGVPAAAGAGGWGRSGGLLLADSGLAALTAGGWHLLADVGLPCPDDLPAHAHADTLGFLLWLDDRPLLVDVGTSTYAPGQRRDAERGSAAHSTVTIDGVDSTEVWGAFRAGRRARPTLVTLRHRDGVATLTAGHDGYRHLPGRPVHWRTWRLDADGLTVTDRISGGGRHQLAVLFHFAPGVTLAAARRPDPGGPPEPAALDVTTPAGRRLLLRAGGPGRWHVRTTRRATGWERTVPAPTAEFRVDAELPVDLHATLTARAEAHPVDRSTAPGRTATAPQLAVPHPRGTPRPLAAPRGADTDADPPR
- a CDS encoding FkbM family methyltransferase; amino-acid sequence: MTGSADRTCRAGLLLRAKISTAGLLTSPAAGAVVSAATRNRIRHHGVRFDVTDAVFTPRQRAALFWRLYETAEIGMIHRYVGPAETVVELGASLGITGAHIASRLAPGSRLVCVEAHPGLAAGLRRRLEPHTAHLTLDVAALAITGRPGPVLFDLGATTLGSRLRDPAATTTAPATTTAPATTTAPATAAHAAIGISAVPVAGGPVAVPGTTLRHLLADRRIDAFDLVSDIEGAEASFLLGDPGALDGCRRAVLELHDTVFAGRRVTADDLLAAARGLGFRVLRRRGAVVALTRDPV
- a CDS encoding CgeB family protein translates to MTDHTRRGAARSAAPSAGAPSAGALRVGVVGPVGLDDFADNIVDCLPDLGVHAVALGPAVPLPRRRWLAGAALVARTVSERPDQLHQRRLVDRVERENLDVVLSADARLLPSTVRALRRRGVRVGLWFPDAVVNLGRQYLLMGDYDALFLSDPLLTRRLSDVLDLPARYLPEACNPARHRPPAAVADEAHAVFVGNTYGVRVRLVHQLLDAGIAVRLYGPPPPRWLRDPRVLACHTGRFVTGAEKAAVFRGALAVINALHPAEMESVNCRLFEATACGATVVCERRAALPDLFTEEREILGFTDFAELTDHLKRCAADRAGARALGDAARARSHRDHTYQQRLDTLLGDLL
- a CDS encoding FkbM family methyltransferase → MPHRPPARRLAEQLTHRVVLPRRLPPPYRTSRIYVSSEGGLKYLRPSLARVDPMLTGLVAEVIRPGHIVWDVGANLGLFTFTAARAAAPGGTVVAIEPDTWLVSLLRRSARLSARGAGPAREQAAVEILPAAVGASSGVGRFQVARRSRATSHLAGFGGSQAGGVRTTHLVPTVTLDGLLADLPAPDVVKIDVEGAERAVLAGANHLLAAVRPVLICEVATPNAEAVGALLARHDYRVVDADIPPARRRPLVVAPWSTLAVPTAARPPDQPVALRQARA